The sequence ACCCAGATCGTGAGTTCGTCATGAGCCGCTTTGAAGAGGTCTTTGACCGTGTCCGTGAAGAGCGTGACAGCCTAGACACTATTAAAGGTGAGTTTAACGACGGTAAATACATGCGTGTTCACCGCACCATTTCTTCGACTCGTATGGACATCAAACTGATCCACGCTGAGGTAGAAAATAAGATCGTTAATACCCTAGAGCCGCTCGCGGCCATCGCTTGGACACTGGGTTTTGAGTACCACCACGGTCTTATCGAGAAAATGTGGAAAGAGAGCATGAAGAACCATGCCCACGACTCTATCGGTTGCTGCTGCTCAGACAAGGTTCATGCTGAAATCCTGAACCGCTACATTCTTGCCGACGATATGGCGACCAACTTGATCACATTCTACAAGCGTAAGATCGTTGACCATATGCCAGCGCGCGAAGGCTGTGACAAACTGGCGTTCTTTAACCTGTCGCCTTATGAGCGTGAAGAGGTGATCAATACCACCATTACTATCCGCGCTGATAAATTCAACCTATTTGATGATGAAGGCAACCCAGTTGAGTACTTCATTCAAGACCAGCGTGTCATTGACCCAGGTAAGATTGACCGTCAAATCGTTCACTACGGTAATTACGACCCATTCATTGAGTACGATATCCAGATTAAATACACAGTGCCTGCGATGGGCTTTACCACGCTGCATATCCAAGGTAGCCAACACGGCACACAAAAATCTGTGAAGTCGACTTCAGAATATCTTGAGAATGAATTCTACCAAATCTCAGTGAACGCCAACGGCACCCTAACCGTGCTGGACAAAGAAACGCAAATGACTTTCGACCAAGTGCTGCGCGTGGAAGAGGGCTCAGACGATGGTGATGAGTACGACTACTCACCATCTCGTAAAGAGTGGCTACTGTATTCCGATGAGTTTGATGTGGAAACCAACATCAAACACGAAGGTTTCCAGTCTGTTGCTACAATCAAAACACGCATGAACGTCCCAGCAAACCTTGAAGAACGCGAGGCGCGTTCAGGGCAAAACGGCTTCGTCGATATCAACTGCCAAGTGTTGCTCAAACAAGGTTCACGCCGCATCGAAGTTCGCATAGAAATGGACAACCAAGCTGACGATCACCGTGTTCGCGTGCTAGTACCGACACCGTTTGTTTCTGAGGTCGTGGTAGCGGACAACCAATTTGGTTTGATTACTCGTCCAACTAACGACCCTGCAATGGAAGTGTGGGAGCAAGAAGGCTGGAAAGAAGCACCGGTGCCAGTGTACCAACTTATGAATTTTGCAGCGGTAGAAAACCAAACGGGCGGCATGGCACTTATGACCAATGGTCTGCGTGAGTTCGAAGTAATTTCAAGCCAAGGCAATCAAGAACGCGATACCTTCGCACTCACTTTATTCCGCGGCGTAGGCGTACTTGGTAAAGAGAATCTGCTGCTTCGCCCTGGCCGACCGTCTGGTATTAAGATCCCAACACCAGACTCACAAACTCGCGGCAAGATTGTATGTGAGTTCGCACTATTTGGTTTTGCGGGCAATCACATAGATGCCAACCTCATGGCCGAGGCTCGTGACAATGTGACGCCAATCCAGTGTTACAACAAGATCCCATATAACGCGATGAAGCTTAACGTAGGTGAGCAAGATAAACCGCTGACGTATTCGCTACTAAACAAGGGCAAGAAAGGCGCGGTTCTGAGTGTCCTCAAGAAATCTGAGGATGACGATGCTCTGATTCTACGTGTTTACAACCCAGCAGAGATTGGCAGCATCGAAGACCACATTGACTTTACTCAGCCAGTAACGTCATGGAGAGAGGTGAGTCTAGATGAACGTGTGCGCGAAACGAATGTAGCGATGCAATCGTTCGGTGAATTGAAGCCTTGCCAAGCTCGAAGCTTCCAAATCAAGTTCTAACATCCACCAGCTCCCTCACTTGAGGGAGCTGTCCATCGCTGATTGGTAGAAAAACACATGTCTCTAGTAAAACTTAGCAATGACATCAAGCACTATGCGTGGGGAAGTAGAACCTCCATCACTGAGCTGTTTGGCATTGAAAACCCAAATAATGAACCACAGGCTGAAATCTGGATGGGCGCCCATGCCAATGGTAGTTCAGTGCTTGAAGACTCAGGTTCTTCCCTCGCAGACTATATTGCCAGTGACAAACAAAAAGCCCTCGGTGACTATACAACCCATCGATTTGGAGAGCTTCCGTACTTGTTTAAAGTGCTTTCTGCAGAAACGCCATTATCGATTCAAGTGCACCCGAACAAGCGCAAGTCCGAGCTAGGCTTCGAACGCGAGAATACCCAAGGTATCCCGCTTGATGCCGCGAACCGTAATTACAAAGATCCGAACCACAAACCGGAACTGGTTTATGCGCTCACTTTCTACAAGGCAATGAATGGCTTTCGACCAATCGAAGACATCGTAGGCTTGTTCGCAGCAGTTGGGATTGAAGCGCTTAAGCCTCAAGTGACAGCTCTAGCAAACGACCAAACGAGTGGCGGTCTCAAGCGCTTTTTTACAGAAATCATGTCTCTTGAAGGAGAAAGTAAGCAGCAAGCGCTGCAAGAGCTTTACGCCGCTTACGAGAGGCCTGCCAAAAGCGTCATGGTTAGGGAGGCTTTGTCTTATAGCCAGAGTTTCTATCAACACTATGCCGATGACATTGGTCTGTTTGCACCGCTGATGCTCAACACCGTTGAACTCGCGCCCGGTGAAGCAATGTTTTTGCATGCCGAAACCCCTCATGCTTATGTAGAGGGAACTGGTTTAGAAATTATGGCGAGTTCAGACAATGTTCTGCGTGCAGGCTTAACGCCTAAGTACATCGACGTACCGGAGCTTATCGACAACGTTAGGTTCCAGTCTATCAAACCAGAAGATATCAGGCTTAATCCTGTAAACAAGGCAGGCAGGTTAAGCTACCCTATCCCAGTGGACGATTTTGGGTTTGACATTATTCAGTCTAACCACGAAATCCAACATCAATACTTGCGCAGTGCAGAGATACTGTTTTGTGTAGAAGGCGAAGTGATCGTATCGTCATCAGACAACCAAGTTGTATTAAAATCTGGCGAATCGGTATTTATAAGCAATGATTCTGCTCATTACCAATATCAAGGGAATGGTGTTCTTGCTCGTGCGTTTAACTAACCCCCGGTTACTGTGAACGCAATCAAAACACCTAGAGCCTGTTTAATTGAGACTTCACAGGCTCACTATTGGTAACTTATGGTCTTTTTACGTAAATCGTAACAACCGCTTTGACCAACCCCGCTGCTAGGCGGGGTCTTTTCTGATGTTTCTCTCCGCTCTAAAGTCGGAAGGCCAATAGATTTATTAACGACCTAGCATTCGGCTTAACGTACCGTCTTTGTCTACGACTTGGTGTTTAATAGCGCCAAGCACATGCAATGCTACAGCAACCATCAAGATTGTCGCACCAATACCATGTAGATTGCTGCCCAGCGAGCCAAGCCATTCGATCTTATCGCCCTTGCTATAAAGAACCCAGCCAAACACATCGATCCCTCGTCCGCCACCAATGCTCATCATGATGCCAGAGGTCGGCATCAGCAATGTGCCTAGCAGAAGTAAGTGATGGATAGATTTCGCGGCGATTTCCTGCAACCTTGGCATAGGTGCAGCGCTTTCGATAGGCCCCTCTTTGAATCGCCAAATCAGGCGCGTCGTGGCTATCACAAGTAAAATCACACCCAGCGATTTATGAATTCCGAGGAGTTCGAATTTTTCTGGACTACGTTCCATCGATTCAAAGACTTTGCCAAGTACAAAGATCCCGATAAAAGTCAGTCCCGTTAACCAGTGAAGAGCAATTGTCGGTTTTGATAATTTTTTTGACATGATTATTTTTCCTTAAAAAAGCTAAGGACATTATCAGGAATTTACAATTGTTAGGCGATAGT is a genomic window of Vibrio sp. CB1-14 containing:
- the manA gene encoding mannose-6-phosphate isomerase, class I, with protein sequence MSLVKLSNDIKHYAWGSRTSITELFGIENPNNEPQAEIWMGAHANGSSVLEDSGSSLADYIASDKQKALGDYTTHRFGELPYLFKVLSAETPLSIQVHPNKRKSELGFERENTQGIPLDAANRNYKDPNHKPELVYALTFYKAMNGFRPIEDIVGLFAAVGIEALKPQVTALANDQTSGGLKRFFTEIMSLEGESKQQALQELYAAYERPAKSVMVREALSYSQSFYQHYADDIGLFAPLMLNTVELAPGEAMFLHAETPHAYVEGTGLEIMASSDNVLRAGLTPKYIDVPELIDNVRFQSIKPEDIRLNPVNKAGRLSYPIPVDDFGFDIIQSNHEIQHQYLRSAEILFCVEGEVIVSSSDNQVVLKSGESVFISNDSAHYQYQGNGVLARAFN
- the mngB gene encoding mannosylglycerate hydrolase, which translates into the protein MTTSRVHITPHMHWDREWYFTTEESRILLVNNMEEIMQRLENDPEYKYYVLDGQTAVLEDYFAIKPENKQRVKALVEAGKLIVGPWYSQTDTMQVSGESIVRNMLYGMRDCLALGEPMKIGYLPDSFSMSSQLPMIYNGFDIDTAMFWRGCSERHGTDKTEFLWQSNDGSEVMAQVLPLGYAIGKYLPQDEEGLRARLDKYFPVLEKPSVTKDILLPNGHDQMPIQKDIFEVMDKLREIYPDREFVMSRFEEVFDRVREERDSLDTIKGEFNDGKYMRVHRTISSTRMDIKLIHAEVENKIVNTLEPLAAIAWTLGFEYHHGLIEKMWKESMKNHAHDSIGCCCSDKVHAEILNRYILADDMATNLITFYKRKIVDHMPAREGCDKLAFFNLSPYEREEVINTTITIRADKFNLFDDEGNPVEYFIQDQRVIDPGKIDRQIVHYGNYDPFIEYDIQIKYTVPAMGFTTLHIQGSQHGTQKSVKSTSEYLENEFYQISVNANGTLTVLDKETQMTFDQVLRVEEGSDDGDEYDYSPSRKEWLLYSDEFDVETNIKHEGFQSVATIKTRMNVPANLEEREARSGQNGFVDINCQVLLKQGSRRIEVRIEMDNQADDHRVRVLVPTPFVSEVVVADNQFGLITRPTNDPAMEVWEQEGWKEAPVPVYQLMNFAAVENQTGGMALMTNGLREFEVISSQGNQERDTFALTLFRGVGVLGKENLLLRPGRPSGIKIPTPDSQTRGKIVCEFALFGFAGNHIDANLMAEARDNVTPIQCYNKIPYNAMKLNVGEQDKPLTYSLLNKGKKGAVLSVLKKSEDDDALILRVYNPAEIGSIEDHIDFTQPVTSWREVSLDERVRETNVAMQSFGELKPCQARSFQIKF
- a CDS encoding cytochrome b: MSKKLSKPTIALHWLTGLTFIGIFVLGKVFESMERSPEKFELLGIHKSLGVILLVIATTRLIWRFKEGPIESAAPMPRLQEIAAKSIHHLLLLGTLLMPTSGIMMSIGGGRGIDVFGWVLYSKGDKIEWLGSLGSNLHGIGATILMVAVALHVLGAIKHQVVDKDGTLSRMLGR